A part of Amphiprion ocellaris isolate individual 3 ecotype Okinawa chromosome 16, ASM2253959v1, whole genome shotgun sequence genomic DNA contains:
- the LOC129350808 gene encoding eukaryotic translation initiation factor 2-alpha kinase 3-like isoform X2 encodes MNAWMRVSAAGKESELWRRAIFLRVIMKAAIDGQEFPIGVGRNENEAKQNAAKSALRSLNDKENRRPVAKNMSKNPAAPLRQRNIATKLECEKACVGKMTEVSDKLSRLQINPDLCDAESEIMDITEETNPGNGPSEMTSTCSEKISTKYFIWQDCLGRGGYGQVYQVKHKLLNQPFAVKIVPFNEKALREAKAISDLNHPHIVRCFSVWVEDSGYPWDSTYDSSSSSQSTSDSSGKLLYIQMEPCDRKTLREWIDDMNERRSQGDSERREKSLTIAQQIFSAVEYIHSKKLIHRDLKPSNIMFGQDGKVKIGDFGLVTDETDDSGELMKRTVNKGTPNYMAPEQEANKPYDRKVDIFPLGLIYFELLWKISTYHERNGIWKHIRERKLPKEFAHRFTEEHLIIMPLLSVEPQDRPEASKVKMDLEEFSRKLISQKTERRDSRTM; translated from the exons ATGAATGCATGGATGAGGGTTTCGGCAGCAGGGAAGGAGAGCGAGTTGTGGAGGCGGGCGATTTTCTTGAG AGTCATCATGAAGGCTGCAATCGACGGTCAAGAGTTTCCCATTGGTGTTGGGAGGAATGAAAATGAAGCCAAGCAGAATGCAGCAAAAAGTGCTCTGAGAAGTTTGAATGACAAGGAAAATCGGAGACCAGTG gcaaaaaatatgtcaaaaaatccTGCTGCTCCACTTCGTCAGAGAAATATTGCAACCAAGCTGGAATGTGAGAAGGCATGTGTGGGTAAAATGACAGAG GTGTCTGATAAGCTCTCCAGGCTACAAATCAATCC CGATTTATGTGATGCAGAATCAGAAATCATG GATATTACTGAAGAAACAAATCCAGGAAATGGTCCCAGTGAGATGACGTCAACCTGTTCAGAAAAAATCAG TACCAAGTATTTCATCTGGCAAGACTGCCTCGGCAGAGGAGGCTATGGTCAGGTTTACCAGGTGAAACATAAATTGCTGAACCAACCCTTTGCTGTAAAGATTGTCCCCTTCAATGA GAAAGCTCTACGAGAGGCGAAGGCGATTTCAGACCTCAACCACCCTCACATTGTTAGATGTTTCTCAGTTTGGGTGGAGGATTCAGGATACCCGTGGGACAGCACatatgacagcagcagctcttcacA ATCTACCAGTGATTCATCTGGAAAACTCCTCTACATTCAGATGGAGCCATGTGACCGCAAAACGCTTAGAGAGTGGATAGATGACATGAATGAGAGAAGATCCCAGGGAGACTcggagagaagagaaaaaagtctGACCATTGCCCAGCAAATTTTCAGTGCAGTCGAGTATATTCACTCTAAGAAGTTAATCCACAGAGACCTGAAG CCTTCCAACATCATGTTTGGGCAGGATGGAAAGGTGAAGATTGGTGACTTTGGTCTGGTCACTGATGAGACTGATGACAGTGGAGAACTGATGAAGAGAACTGTGAACAAAGGAACCCCAAATTACATGGCTCCTGAGCAG GAGGCTAACAAGCCTTATGACAGAAAGGTTGATATATTTCCTTTGGGGCTGATCTACTTTGAGCTTCTTTGGAAAATCTCCACATATCATGAGAGAAACGGG ATTTGGAAGCACATCAGAGAAAGGAAACTTCCGAAAGAGTTTGCACACAGATTCACTGAAGAG caCCTCATCATAATGCCACTACTGAGCGTGGAGCCACAAGACCGACCTGAAGCAAGTAAGGTCAAGATGGACCTGGAAGAGTTCAGTCGCAAACTCATCAGTCAAAAAACTGAGCGGCGTGATAGCAGGACTATGTGA
- the LOC129350808 gene encoding eukaryotic translation initiation factor 2-alpha kinase-like isoform X1: MGRKKPVQRLKEYARRTGVVLKYEVVSKEAERVIMKAAIDGQEFPIGVGRNENEAKQNAAKSALRSLNDKENRRPVAKNMSKNPAAPLRQRNIATKLECEKACVGKMTEVSDKLSRLQINPDLCDAESEIMDITEETNPGNGPSEMTSTCSEKISTKYFIWQDCLGRGGYGQVYQVKHKLLNQPFAVKIVPFNEKALREAKAISDLNHPHIVRCFSVWVEDSGYPWDSTYDSSSSSQSTSDSSGKLLYIQMEPCDRKTLREWIDDMNERRSQGDSERREKSLTIAQQIFSAVEYIHSKKLIHRDLKPSNIMFGQDGKVKIGDFGLVTDETDDSGELMKRTVNKGTPNYMAPEQEANKPYDRKVDIFPLGLIYFELLWKISTYHERNGIWKHIRERKLPKEFAHRFTEEHLIIMPLLSVEPQDRPEASKVKMDLEEFSRKLISQKTERRDSRTM; encoded by the exons AGTCATCATGAAGGCTGCAATCGACGGTCAAGAGTTTCCCATTGGTGTTGGGAGGAATGAAAATGAAGCCAAGCAGAATGCAGCAAAAAGTGCTCTGAGAAGTTTGAATGACAAGGAAAATCGGAGACCAGTG gcaaaaaatatgtcaaaaaatccTGCTGCTCCACTTCGTCAGAGAAATATTGCAACCAAGCTGGAATGTGAGAAGGCATGTGTGGGTAAAATGACAGAG GTGTCTGATAAGCTCTCCAGGCTACAAATCAATCC CGATTTATGTGATGCAGAATCAGAAATCATG GATATTACTGAAGAAACAAATCCAGGAAATGGTCCCAGTGAGATGACGTCAACCTGTTCAGAAAAAATCAG TACCAAGTATTTCATCTGGCAAGACTGCCTCGGCAGAGGAGGCTATGGTCAGGTTTACCAGGTGAAACATAAATTGCTGAACCAACCCTTTGCTGTAAAGATTGTCCCCTTCAATGA GAAAGCTCTACGAGAGGCGAAGGCGATTTCAGACCTCAACCACCCTCACATTGTTAGATGTTTCTCAGTTTGGGTGGAGGATTCAGGATACCCGTGGGACAGCACatatgacagcagcagctcttcacA ATCTACCAGTGATTCATCTGGAAAACTCCTCTACATTCAGATGGAGCCATGTGACCGCAAAACGCTTAGAGAGTGGATAGATGACATGAATGAGAGAAGATCCCAGGGAGACTcggagagaagagaaaaaagtctGACCATTGCCCAGCAAATTTTCAGTGCAGTCGAGTATATTCACTCTAAGAAGTTAATCCACAGAGACCTGAAG CCTTCCAACATCATGTTTGGGCAGGATGGAAAGGTGAAGATTGGTGACTTTGGTCTGGTCACTGATGAGACTGATGACAGTGGAGAACTGATGAAGAGAACTGTGAACAAAGGAACCCCAAATTACATGGCTCCTGAGCAG GAGGCTAACAAGCCTTATGACAGAAAGGTTGATATATTTCCTTTGGGGCTGATCTACTTTGAGCTTCTTTGGAAAATCTCCACATATCATGAGAGAAACGGG ATTTGGAAGCACATCAGAGAAAGGAAACTTCCGAAAGAGTTTGCACACAGATTCACTGAAGAG caCCTCATCATAATGCCACTACTGAGCGTGGAGCCACAAGACCGACCTGAAGCAAGTAAGGTCAAGATGGACCTGGAAGAGTTCAGTCGCAAACTCATCAGTCAAAAAACTGAGCGGCGTGATAGCAGGACTATGTGA
- the LOC129350808 gene encoding eukaryotic translation initiation factor 2-alpha kinase 3-like isoform X3, which produces MKAAIDGQEFPIGVGRNENEAKQNAAKSALRSLNDKENRRPVAKNMSKNPAAPLRQRNIATKLECEKACVGKMTEVSDKLSRLQINPDLCDAESEIMDITEETNPGNGPSEMTSTCSEKISTKYFIWQDCLGRGGYGQVYQVKHKLLNQPFAVKIVPFNEKALREAKAISDLNHPHIVRCFSVWVEDSGYPWDSTYDSSSSSQSTSDSSGKLLYIQMEPCDRKTLREWIDDMNERRSQGDSERREKSLTIAQQIFSAVEYIHSKKLIHRDLKPSNIMFGQDGKVKIGDFGLVTDETDDSGELMKRTVNKGTPNYMAPEQEANKPYDRKVDIFPLGLIYFELLWKISTYHERNGIWKHIRERKLPKEFAHRFTEEHLIIMPLLSVEPQDRPEASKVKMDLEEFSRKLISQKTERRDSRTM; this is translated from the exons ATGAAGGCTGCAATCGACGGTCAAGAGTTTCCCATTGGTGTTGGGAGGAATGAAAATGAAGCCAAGCAGAATGCAGCAAAAAGTGCTCTGAGAAGTTTGAATGACAAGGAAAATCGGAGACCAGTG gcaaaaaatatgtcaaaaaatccTGCTGCTCCACTTCGTCAGAGAAATATTGCAACCAAGCTGGAATGTGAGAAGGCATGTGTGGGTAAAATGACAGAG GTGTCTGATAAGCTCTCCAGGCTACAAATCAATCC CGATTTATGTGATGCAGAATCAGAAATCATG GATATTACTGAAGAAACAAATCCAGGAAATGGTCCCAGTGAGATGACGTCAACCTGTTCAGAAAAAATCAG TACCAAGTATTTCATCTGGCAAGACTGCCTCGGCAGAGGAGGCTATGGTCAGGTTTACCAGGTGAAACATAAATTGCTGAACCAACCCTTTGCTGTAAAGATTGTCCCCTTCAATGA GAAAGCTCTACGAGAGGCGAAGGCGATTTCAGACCTCAACCACCCTCACATTGTTAGATGTTTCTCAGTTTGGGTGGAGGATTCAGGATACCCGTGGGACAGCACatatgacagcagcagctcttcacA ATCTACCAGTGATTCATCTGGAAAACTCCTCTACATTCAGATGGAGCCATGTGACCGCAAAACGCTTAGAGAGTGGATAGATGACATGAATGAGAGAAGATCCCAGGGAGACTcggagagaagagaaaaaagtctGACCATTGCCCAGCAAATTTTCAGTGCAGTCGAGTATATTCACTCTAAGAAGTTAATCCACAGAGACCTGAAG CCTTCCAACATCATGTTTGGGCAGGATGGAAAGGTGAAGATTGGTGACTTTGGTCTGGTCACTGATGAGACTGATGACAGTGGAGAACTGATGAAGAGAACTGTGAACAAAGGAACCCCAAATTACATGGCTCCTGAGCAG GAGGCTAACAAGCCTTATGACAGAAAGGTTGATATATTTCCTTTGGGGCTGATCTACTTTGAGCTTCTTTGGAAAATCTCCACATATCATGAGAGAAACGGG ATTTGGAAGCACATCAGAGAAAGGAAACTTCCGAAAGAGTTTGCACACAGATTCACTGAAGAG caCCTCATCATAATGCCACTACTGAGCGTGGAGCCACAAGACCGACCTGAAGCAAGTAAGGTCAAGATGGACCTGGAAGAGTTCAGTCGCAAACTCATCAGTCAAAAAACTGAGCGGCGTGATAGCAGGACTATGTGA